One Sulfoacidibacillus ferrooxidans genomic window, CATCATGAAAACAATGAGCCATAGATAGCCGACGTAATAATTGGGCCACGCATTTGAGAAGTTCACCATCGCGTGCCACTCCCTTCGCTTTCGATATTTTCATGGTAATGGATGGGTGATGTTACGGTAAGGATCATAATGACTACTTTCTCTGGTCAATGTGGATAGAATCTACGGATGAAACGCATAGTCAATATGAACTATGGACATTAGTCTTTTAAGCACTGTAGAGCATGGAAACGTAGTGTATAGAACGTTTTTTATTCCATACGGATTACCATAGGGTTAGATTGTGATGTAATATATAGGTAAGCTTTGAAGGGGGAATGGAATATGCATGTACGGAGCATAGAGATGGAACGTAAAGATGGATCTAGGTATCGTTTAGAAACCGATCTCACAGATAAAGAAATAAAAGAACAATATGCAAAAGACCAAATCATATCGGAACATGCGATCCGTGGTAAAACAAAAGCTATGGAAGATGACGTCTAACGAAGTAGTTGAAAAGTCGGCAATGTAATAATACATGACATCATTATCGAGAAATGCATTAAATATAAAAAAATTTCAAAAAAACCGAGTCATTTTTAGCATAGTATGTTATATATAATAACATACTATGTGACTGGGGGAGATGGCATGCAAACGGCGGAGTTATTTGAACGATACGTGGTATCTCGCCAGGCGTGTGACGAAAGAACATCGATTCTCGAGGAGATTAAAGAGCGGGTAGAGCGCTCAGAAATTAAAATTATCGACGTGCAAAGAAATCGCGATCACTTAATTATTGTGTGTCGAAAGAGAACGTGGCATTAGCTCATGTAGAATACCGCTTTATTACACGGGGTCTTCGTGCATGATCAAGTGATCCATGCTACCATAGGGAGAGTTACAAGTACTCGAACTGATCGGGTCAGGATCTAGTTCCTACATGGAGGCACCTGCATGGAATTAAAAGTAAATATAGCATCCACAGCTTTAGTTGTGATCGATCTGCAAAAAGGGATTGTCGGATTACAGGGGGCACCCTATGCTACGTCAGATGTAGTTTCGCGTTGTGCAGAGCTTGCGAAAGTTTTTCGCGAACATGAGGGTTTTGTAGTTCTTGTTCATGTTGGATCGCGTGATGGGAAGGATATGTTGCATCCAATAACCGATGCAGCACCTCAAGCACCGATGAATCGACCTGCAGATTTTGCGGATTTTGTGACAGAATTACAGGTGCAGCCTACGGATCACTTGGTCACCAAGCATCAATGGGGTGCATTTTTTGGAACGGATTTAGATTTACAATTGCGTCGACGTTCTATTGACACGATTGTTTTATGTGGTATTGCAACGAATATCGGAGTAGAAACAACAGCTCGTGAGGCTTATCAGCGACAATATCAACAGATTTTTGTATCTGATGCCATGACAGGGTTGTCAGAGATCGAACACGATCATACACTACGCTATATATTCCCCCGGATTGGGCGCATTCGTACCACCGAACAAGTTGTAAATGCCATAGAGTAATCGTCAAGCAGACAAACACACCTCACGGCAATCGTTGTCGTGAGGTGTGCTTGTCTGCTTATTTTCTATAAACTATACGTTGACGTAAGGATTCAACATTGCTAAGATGATGCAAGAGGTGATTGTTACGGACGATTCAACTCTTTTTTCAGTAGAGGATGTAGTGAAAAAATGTGGTGTGACTGCGCGGACATTGCATTATTACGAAGAAGTAGGGTTGATTACACCTAGCTGCCGAACGAGTGGGGGGCATCGCTTATATGATAAGGATGTGGTGGAGAAGTTATCCTATATTTTACGAATCAAAGATAACCTCGGGTATTCTTTACAGGAAATACGCAATGTCTTACAAGCGCAAGAAGCGTTAGATCGTTTGCGTGTCAGTTATCAGAGTGGATCTGAAGATGAACGTCAACAGATCGTGGATGAATCGATCGATCTGATGATGGAAGTTATGAACCAAATTGATGGGAAAATGAACAAATTAGAAGAGATGAAAAAAAATCTATTAGAACGTCTTGAACACGTAAAAACCCTGCGACGTTAAGATAATACGATCGCGAAGTAGACATGGAAAGTAATCAGTGGTTTTTGTGGGGGTGGATTGTATGGCGGGCAATCGGCGTAAGTGGTGGATATTATCTGTCACAAGTCTTGGTGCACTTCTCAGTGCCTTGAATTTTAGTACGCTCATTATTGCATTGCCGGATCTGATACGCGATCTACATGCAACGTTGTTACAAGCGATGTGGATCATGCTGTCCTATATGGTGGCACAAACCATTATGGTCCTTATGGCAGGGAGCTTGGCAGATTTATTTGGGCGCAGGAAATTATATATTTTCGGCATGGCCTTGTTTACGATTGTGTCGTTTGCAGCTGGATTTGCTCCAAACGCTTCCTGGCTCATTGTTTTGCGGGTGTTTCAAGGAATATCCGGTGCCATGGTTATGGCGAATAGTACAGCGATTGTGGCTGATGTCTTTCCTAAGGAAGAACTTGGTCGTGCCCTTGGGGTCAATGTCATGGTCGTTGCTGTCGGACAGATTATCGGGCCGGTGCTTGGCGGATGGTTAACCACTGCGTTTGGATGGTCATGGACTTTTTGGTTTAATGTTCCATTTGGCATTGTCGCTGTTCTATGGGCCTTGTATGTCATGGGTTTAAGAGAAGTAGGGGAACGGAGAAGTCGCCAAATTGACGTATGGGGAATTGTTACTTATGTATTTACGGCATTAGGATTGTTAATTGCTCTGACGTGGGGTGCCATCCAAAATTGGGGTTCACCAGTGGTTTGGATCGGAGGCATAATTTTTGTTGTATTTTTACCTCTGTGGATGATTATTGAAATCAAGCATCCACAACCATTATTGCATTTGCCTTTGTTTCGCAATCGTGCCTTTAGTATGGGGATCATCTCCGCTACCTTAAATTCAATTGCAAGAATGGCCGTTATGTTTATGCTGATTTTTTATTTTCAAGGGGCTATGGGAGATACTGCACTCGAAGCTGGAATTTTATCGATTCCACTGGCAGCTGGTATGCTTGTCGTTTCACCTTTTTCAGGGTGGATTAGTGACCGTCTAGGCGTTACAGCACCGACTACGGGAGGATTATTGATCACGCTGGTTGGGCTCGCAGGTCTTGCGCTTGCCATTGGGCTTACTACGCCTTACTGGCAACTTGCTGTTTGGATGGCAGTCATTGGCGTTGGATCTGGATTCTTTAATTCCCCAAATTCGAGCAGTATTATGAACTCTGCAGGTCCGAAATATCGAGGAGAAGCTTCGGGTATTCGGTCATTAACGACCAATTCGGGCATGATGTTGAGTATTGCATTTACGATTCCTATCGTGACAGCTAGCATTCCACATCAAGCGATGTTAGCTATATTTTCAGGTACCGCTGTCGGATTGAAAGGAGAGTCTAGCTCCCTGCAAGGTTTTATCCATGGGCTTCAAATGGCGTTTTGGGTGATGGCAGGACTGATGTTAATAGCTACAATAATGTCGGCAATGCGTGGTGAAAAGAAGCGAGTTGATGAGGCATTGTTGCGAGCCGTCGTGTTAGGCATTGAAGCACGTAGAATTCTAGATATTCCTGAGGAAAGCCGAAGTAAACTTGATGGAGAAATTCTACATTTTGCTACTGTACAGCTTCAAAATGCTCTTCCTCAACAAACAAAAGGTGTGCATATATCTTCACCCGTGCAGAATCGAGCACCACGCCGGGCTGAACGTCCGTATCCTGTAGAAATGGATGTCCATGAACCAAAACGTCAGGTTTTCCACTCTTCCTTGTCGTCACACGTGGTGAGAAAGGATTGATATGACATGAAGGGTTTTTTGTGGGCTGGAATTGGCGGCGTGGTGGAGTTTGTCATA contains:
- a CDS encoding MerR family transcriptional regulator, whose amino-acid sequence is MMQEVIVTDDSTLFSVEDVVKKCGVTARTLHYYEEVGLITPSCRTSGGHRLYDKDVVEKLSYILRIKDNLGYSLQEIRNVLQAQEALDRLRVSYQSGSEDERQQIVDESIDLMMEVMNQIDGKMNKLEEMKKNLLERLEHVKTLRR
- a CDS encoding MFS transporter: MAGNRRKWWILSVTSLGALLSALNFSTLIIALPDLIRDLHATLLQAMWIMLSYMVAQTIMVLMAGSLADLFGRRKLYIFGMALFTIVSFAAGFAPNASWLIVLRVFQGISGAMVMANSTAIVADVFPKEELGRALGVNVMVVAVGQIIGPVLGGWLTTAFGWSWTFWFNVPFGIVAVLWALYVMGLREVGERRSRQIDVWGIVTYVFTALGLLIALTWGAIQNWGSPVVWIGGIIFVVFLPLWMIIEIKHPQPLLHLPLFRNRAFSMGIISATLNSIARMAVMFMLIFYFQGAMGDTALEAGILSIPLAAGMLVVSPFSGWISDRLGVTAPTTGGLLITLVGLAGLALAIGLTTPYWQLAVWMAVIGVGSGFFNSPNSSSIMNSAGPKYRGEASGIRSLTTNSGMMLSIAFTIPIVTASIPHQAMLAIFSGTAVGLKGESSSLQGFIHGLQMAFWVMAGLMLIATIMSAMRGEKKRVDEALLRAVVLGIEARRILDIPEESRSKLDGEILHFATVQLQNALPQQTKGVHISSPVQNRAPRRAERPYPVEMDVHEPKRQVFHSSLSSHVVRKD
- a CDS encoding hydrolase encodes the protein MELKVNIASTALVVIDLQKGIVGLQGAPYATSDVVSRCAELAKVFREHEGFVVLVHVGSRDGKDMLHPITDAAPQAPMNRPADFADFVTELQVQPTDHLVTKHQWGAFFGTDLDLQLRRRSIDTIVLCGIATNIGVETTAREAYQRQYQQIFVSDAMTGLSEIEHDHTLRYIFPRIGRIRTTEQVVNAIE